Sequence from the Candidatus Cybelea sp. genome:
GGCCTGGGCGCAATTGATGCGGTCGGTCTGGCCATGGAGGCCGGTGCCGGCTTACTTCAGGATCGACGTCATCTCGCTCGGCAGCGTCAAGCGATCATTGCGGCAAATGCCGAGCTGCAGGAACGCGAGCGCATCAAGCTTGCATCGCTCGCCGCGGCGCTTGCGGACGGCCTGCGACGGCGAGGCGTTCCAGATCCGGGGGCCGGTCTGGCCGCAGAAATGGGGATCGCCGTGTTCAGAATTGCGTTCGAGCGCTGGATCGAGGAAAACGACCGGAGCGACTTTTCACAGATCATCAGGGAATCGCTGAACGAACTGAAAGTAATCGCGCGCAGCTGACTTCAGTAACTGCAGCTGACTTC
This genomic interval carries:
- a CDS encoding TetR family transcriptional regulator, which gives rise to MTRWKPDAPGRLAEAALELYGERGFAQVTVSEIAQRAGLTERTFFRHFADKREVLFSGASALEERIMTALAGAPPGLGAIDAVGLAMEAGAGLLQDRRHLARQRQAIIAANAELQERERIKLASLAAALADGLRRRGVPDPGAGLAAEMGIAVFRIAFERWIEENDRSDFSQIIRESLNELKVIARS